In one window of Tumebacillus algifaecis DNA:
- a CDS encoding NAD-dependent succinate-semialdehyde dehydrogenase, which translates to MTVDSNKLFINGDWISAGGTFPIHDPATGEIVGYAADAEQSHALLAVEAAHTAFPTWSKTPAPKRSALLYRWYELIMEHRDEIATLLTCEMGKPFPEAKGEVSFAANFVLWYAEEAKRIYGDTVPSNEPNKRITVLRQPVGVVSAITPWNFPAAMVTRKVAPALAAGCTVILKPAEQTPLTAIRLVELAEVAGFPAGVFNLVTTSKPAEVGNVLTTDPRVRKVTFTGSTEVGKLLYRQAADTIKRVSLELGGHAPFIVFADAEIDLAVQGVIASKYRNAGQTCICTNRVYVHESIAASFAEKLRQAVSTLQVGPGMKEGVHIGPLIDEHALAKVERHVEDALAKGATLLIGGSREGEQGYFFQATVLNHATEDMQIATEETFGPVAPIFTFQSEEEVLARANDTPYGLAAYFYTRDIGRVTRMQENLEYGIIGVNDPAPSVAIQAPFGGVKESGLAREGGKYGLDAFLETKYISLAFA; encoded by the coding sequence ATGACCGTGGATTCGAACAAATTATTCATAAATGGCGACTGGATTTCGGCGGGAGGCACCTTTCCGATCCATGATCCGGCGACAGGAGAAATCGTCGGCTACGCGGCCGACGCTGAACAAAGCCACGCCCTGCTGGCGGTCGAAGCGGCGCATACCGCGTTTCCCACATGGTCGAAAACGCCCGCACCGAAGCGTTCCGCCCTGCTTTATAGATGGTACGAACTGATCATGGAACATCGTGACGAGATCGCGACCCTGCTGACCTGTGAGATGGGCAAGCCGTTTCCGGAAGCGAAAGGGGAAGTCAGCTTCGCAGCAAACTTTGTGCTATGGTATGCAGAGGAAGCCAAGCGGATCTATGGCGACACGGTCCCGTCCAACGAACCGAACAAACGAATCACTGTGCTGCGCCAGCCGGTCGGCGTCGTCAGTGCGATCACCCCGTGGAACTTCCCGGCGGCGATGGTCACTCGCAAAGTCGCTCCGGCGCTGGCGGCTGGCTGCACAGTCATTCTAAAGCCTGCTGAGCAGACACCGCTCACGGCGATCCGTCTGGTCGAGTTGGCCGAAGTGGCCGGCTTTCCTGCGGGCGTGTTCAATTTGGTGACGACCAGCAAACCGGCCGAAGTCGGTAACGTGCTGACCACCGACCCGCGCGTTCGCAAAGTCACGTTTACAGGCTCGACCGAAGTTGGCAAACTGCTCTATCGCCAAGCGGCCGACACCATCAAACGCGTCTCGCTGGAGTTGGGCGGTCACGCACCGTTCATCGTCTTTGCAGATGCGGAGATCGACCTTGCTGTTCAAGGGGTAATCGCCTCCAAATATCGCAATGCGGGCCAAACTTGTATCTGCACCAATCGCGTCTACGTCCACGAAAGCATCGCCGCGTCGTTTGCTGAAAAGCTGAGGCAGGCGGTCAGCACATTGCAGGTCGGGCCCGGAATGAAAGAAGGCGTTCACATCGGCCCGCTGATCGATGAGCACGCGCTAGCCAAGGTGGAACGCCATGTTGAAGATGCGTTGGCCAAAGGTGCGACGCTTTTGATCGGCGGAAGTCGGGAAGGTGAGCAAGGCTACTTTTTCCAAGCGACGGTGCTCAACCATGCCACCGAAGACATGCAGATAGCGACCGAAGAAACATTTGGTCCTGTCGCGCCGATCTTCACCTTTCAAAGCGAAGAGGAAGTGCTGGCCCGCGCAAACGATACGCCCTACGGCTTGGCCGCGTACTTCTACACCCGCGACATCGGTCGCGTCACGCGGATGCAAGAAAACTTGGAGTACGGCATCATCGGAGTCAATGATCCGGCGCCGTCTGTGGCGATTCAAGCGCCGTTTGGCGGGGTGAAAGAGAGCGGTTTGGCTCGCGAAGGCGGCAAATATGGCTTGGATGCCTTTCTTGAAACGAAATATATCTCGTTGGCCTTTGCATAA
- a CDS encoding metallophosphoesterase, whose amino-acid sequence MFYLLMIVAVAVVLVLSYAHWNTFRPVIRKVEMTLEKDGGFAELRIVQLSDLHMERQSISPARLVDAITDAKPDLIVMTGDYLDNYKNLDKFMLYLDAIVATEPKHGIWLVWGNHDHYLGDRIEHLGELIRAKGVKVLENESESILFGEKRLNIIGIDDFCLGKSDIPRSFRGVEDGINLVLSHDPNIVLEMEEHAFDLMLSGHLHGGQFKIPGAFKLFPMGELPKSNVISGSHHVFGKNIYISDGMGQAGLNVRLGTRPEITVHTLRTTA is encoded by the coding sequence ATGTTCTACCTATTGATGATTGTGGCTGTAGCTGTTGTGCTAGTGTTGTCCTATGCGCATTGGAACACGTTCCGTCCGGTCATCCGTAAAGTCGAGATGACCCTTGAGAAGGATGGAGGATTTGCGGAACTGCGCATCGTGCAGCTATCCGATTTGCATATGGAGCGTCAGTCGATCTCCCCGGCCCGATTGGTCGATGCCATCACAGACGCGAAGCCGGATCTGATCGTGATGACGGGTGATTATTTGGATAACTATAAGAACTTGGACAAATTTATGCTTTATTTGGACGCGATTGTTGCAACAGAGCCGAAACATGGCATTTGGCTGGTCTGGGGCAACCATGATCACTACCTTGGCGACCGCATCGAGCATCTGGGCGAGCTGATCCGCGCCAAAGGTGTGAAGGTGTTGGAGAATGAGAGCGAGTCGATCCTGTTTGGCGAAAAGCGCCTGAACATTATCGGCATCGATGATTTCTGCCTTGGCAAATCGGACATCCCACGCTCGTTTCGCGGTGTGGAAGACGGCATCAACCTCGTGCTGTCACACGACCCGAACATCGTGCTGGAGATGGAGGAGCACGCGTTCGATCTGATGCTCTCCGGCCATCTACACGGCGGCCAGTTTAAGATTCCCGGCGCATTCAAGCTGTTTCCGATGGGCGAGTTGCCAAAATCGAATGTGATCTCCGGCTCCCATCATGTGTTTGGCAAAAACATCTACATCTCAGACGGGATGGGCCAAGCTGGACTCAATGTCCGCCTCGGCACCCGTCCGGAGATTACCGTTCACACTCTGCGCACCACTGCGTAG
- a CDS encoding DUF402 domain-containing protein, which produces MKQVWMQSYKHDGREHRKWVKLYEVPGEKGIYWIDPDTPVVEADGSEWSSPFPVIYWLHPEKWYNVAILCKETGTGYYCNIASPVEYDDEHHLYRFIDYDVDLIVNEDGVYEVVDEEELTEHAHAMKYPQEILHKIAEATAELVALFEAQEGPFDPEARARWTEAWLEATS; this is translated from the coding sequence ATGAAACAAGTTTGGATGCAAAGCTACAAGCACGATGGACGCGAGCACCGCAAATGGGTCAAACTGTATGAAGTGCCCGGCGAGAAAGGAATCTACTGGATCGATCCGGATACACCTGTCGTCGAAGCCGATGGCTCCGAATGGTCCAGTCCCTTTCCGGTCATCTACTGGCTACATCCTGAAAAATGGTACAACGTGGCGATCCTTTGTAAAGAGACGGGAACTGGTTATTACTGCAACATCGCCTCTCCGGTCGAATATGACGATGAACACCATCTCTACCGCTTCATCGATTACGACGTAGATCTGATCGTCAACGAAGATGGCGTCTACGAGGTGGTAGACGAAGAGGAATTGACCGAACACGCCCATGCTATGAAGTACCCACAGGAGATTCTGCACAAAATTGCCGAGGCGACGGCCGAACTGGTCGCGCTGTTCGAAGCGCAGGAGGGGCCGTTCGACCCCGAAGCGCGGGCGCGCTGGACAGAAGCGTGGCTCGAGGCAACCTCTTGA